From the genome of Candidatus Dormiibacterota bacterium:
TCCGCGCTCAGGGATGTCCCGTCTTCCAGGCGAGGACGGCGAGCGCCAGGGTGACGCCCGCCAGGACCAGGGGCTCCTGGTTATGCACCATGAGCGGAAAGGACCAGGGCTGCCGGCCGCCGGGGTAGCGGCGGAGCCGGGGCAGGAGGATCGGCACGCTCCGGTGGTACTCTTCGAAGGCCGCGCCGTGCAGCCTCGCCAGACGCCCCCCTTCGACCCGCAGCTTGCGGGGAATGTAATAAAGGAAGAAGACGGCGTAGCCGATCGCCAGCGCGACGAGGTTCACGTACGCTGCGGTGCGGGCCGCGATCGCCAGCCCGGTGAGGATCAGGAGGCGTCCGAGGTAGAGCGGGTTCTGCGTGTAGGCGTACGGTCCCGACGTGACCAGACGGACCGACTTGGTCAGGTGGCCCGTGGCCCACATCCGGACCGCCTCGCCGAGAAGCGCCAGGACGGCGCCGGTCCAGAGGAGCGCCGGCGTGGGGTGGGACACGTACAGCAGGGCCGCGATGAACGCGTAGACGAGGAGGAGACGGATCCAGCCGAGAACCTTGCTGCGCTCCTGCATCCGTCGTCTCCGCACAGAGGGCCCGCCGTCGGCGGCGAGGACGCATCCTAGATGGACGCACACGGGACTGTCAACGCGCGCGAACGGCGCCGCCTCGCGCTCCTCCTGTTCGCCGGGCTCGGTCTCTTCTTCTGGAGACTCGGGTCGCACGACCTGTGGCCTCCCGACGAGCCCCGCTTCGCGCTGGTGGCGAAGGAGATGTGGATGCG
Proteins encoded in this window:
- a CDS encoding methyltransferase, whose translation is MQERSKVLGWIRLLLVYAFIAALLYVSHPTPALLWTGAVLALLGEAVRMWATGHLTKSVRLVTSGPYAYTQNPLYLGRLLILTGLAIAARTAAYVNLVALAIGYAVFFLYYIPRKLRVEGGRLARLHGAAFEEYHRSVPILLPRLRRYPGGRQPWSFPLMVHNQEPLVLAGVTLALAVLAWKTGHP